A genomic window from Paenibacillus sp. FSL K6-0276 includes:
- a CDS encoding sigma-70 family RNA polymerase sigma factor, which translates to MLLVKGGELHLNIIERIKAKDESALRLLMDDYGDMLLRTACLLLKDRQSAEEAVQDTFVQAYAKMSQLQDPERLKAWLIRIVINRCRMRQRTWSWRNIFPSGGTALQPNDDASFTAGAEELFMVEWHNIRLTESMRNLDYIYRECLTLYYFHEMSIREISEQLNTPENTIKSRLARGRTLLKKILEKEGHFL; encoded by the coding sequence ATCTTATTAGTAAAGGGAGGGGAGCTTCATCTGAATATTATAGAAAGAATCAAAGCAAAGGATGAGTCAGCTCTCCGCCTGTTGATGGATGATTACGGCGATATGCTGCTCCGGACCGCTTGCTTACTGCTCAAAGATCGACAGAGTGCCGAAGAAGCGGTGCAAGATACTTTTGTTCAAGCATATGCCAAAATGAGTCAGTTGCAAGATCCGGAACGGTTAAAGGCTTGGCTCATTCGCATCGTAATCAACCGTTGCCGGATGAGACAACGAACATGGAGCTGGCGCAATATTTTCCCTTCAGGAGGAACAGCGTTACAACCAAATGACGATGCTAGCTTCACTGCCGGGGCTGAAGAGCTTTTTATGGTGGAATGGCACAATATCAGACTCACCGAGTCCATGAGAAATCTCGATTATATATACCGCGAATGTCTGACGTTGTATTACTTTCATGAAATGAGCATCCGTGAAATTTCCGAGCAATTGAATACACCTGAGAATACGATTAAATCCCGACTCGCCAGAGGACGGACGCTCTTAAAAAAGATTTTGGAGAAGGAGGGACATTTCTTATGA
- a CDS encoding winged helix-turn-helix domain-containing protein: MQLELIECEYKVTADGITIELFPKEFTLFQYLYNNRGRTFSREQLLDKVWPLEYPVERTVDDHIYRLRKKLGKLQGLDIKTVRGFGYSLTMQEPSVAMTNPTTYDSEMQETMREIFVKYHQYGQGRSMLTLARQQDVLGYEMDPFYSIYIHFVQGDLEWLLNTDEVGIEERFYSLLICYIFLGDPKNKLDFCEQVLEKKILLPPQHKELEILNILDLYTLAGQPEKALERLKITHQVIKEPGYENFIPVTAISEMFVHLWMGTEDQELERMANAIEALLLEKPFLREIGSYKVVRGLWLLRRKSWIEAEQLLDDALQVLEMSGFVPMRIYALYRMVHYCNEFPPKLALHHKYAELFEREKEKRGFHRLEQSLETVLMNIVTAL; the protein is encoded by the coding sequence ATGCAGCTGGAATTAATCGAATGTGAATATAAAGTGACCGCAGATGGGATAACGATAGAATTATTCCCAAAAGAATTTACGCTTTTTCAGTACTTGTACAACAATAGAGGGCGTACGTTCAGTCGAGAACAGCTGCTGGATAAGGTATGGCCATTGGAGTATCCGGTAGAGCGAACGGTAGATGATCATATTTATCGACTTCGTAAGAAGCTTGGCAAGCTACAAGGCTTGGATATTAAGACCGTTCGTGGATTTGGCTATAGTCTGACTATGCAGGAGCCTTCGGTAGCAATGACCAATCCGACCACATATGACTCAGAGATGCAAGAGACGATGCGGGAGATATTCGTAAAATACCATCAATACGGCCAAGGTCGATCCATGTTAACCTTAGCGCGACAACAAGATGTTTTGGGTTATGAGATGGATCCGTTCTATTCGATCTATATTCATTTTGTACAGGGAGACTTAGAATGGCTGCTGAACACAGATGAAGTTGGGATAGAGGAGCGATTCTATTCGCTGTTGATATGTTATATATTTTTGGGTGATCCGAAGAACAAACTGGATTTTTGCGAGCAAGTACTTGAGAAAAAGATCCTCTTACCTCCTCAGCACAAAGAGCTGGAGATCCTTAATATTCTGGACTTATACACGCTTGCTGGACAACCGGAAAAAGCACTGGAACGATTAAAGATAACACATCAGGTGATCAAAGAGCCTGGGTATGAGAACTTCATTCCGGTAACGGCAATCTCAGAAATGTTTGTACACTTGTGGATGGGTACTGAGGATCAAGAATTGGAACGGATGGCGAACGCCATTGAAGCGCTTTTGCTGGAAAAGCCCTTTTTGCGTGAGATCGGCAGTTATAAAGTTGTAAGGGGATTATGGTTGTTACGGCGCAAGTCTTGGATTGAAGCAGAGCAACTATTGGATGATGCGCTTCAGGTGCTTGAGATGTCGGGGTTCGTACCGATGCGGATATATGCATTATACCGAATGGTTCACTATTGTAACGAGTTTCCACCCAAGCTAGCCTTGCATCACAAATATGCAGAATTATTTGAACGAGAGAAGGAAAAGCGGGGATTCCATCGGTTAGAGCAATCTTTGGAAACCGTGCTTATGAATATTGTGACAGCTCTCTGA
- a CDS encoding MFS transporter: MNASSQAGTSLLKNKVFMRVYSAFATATFGDWFDALAIQVLVGYRWQASPLMLALIPVSMALPGILLGSVAGVAADRLNKLKLMRMCDLLTALLTVLVLFAPGMVWLLPLLMLRAAISTLNVPAQQSMTRSMVREDQLLQATSLNGIVNQGSKIAGPLLGGFALSVLTPQWCILINACLRGCSYLLLLTVKNSEVGQVSSDQGDKEEQVPLRTMWKEGWGFMLRSRLLLNSMLFGLVGALAIQMIDFQFTSLFRMIAPSQESMLGWLVAASGVGAIFMIMVMNKMNRGTGYAWKLGAGYALIGVSVGGLGLLQPGVSSLPVMLLGFVLGLGNGMFMITFNYCLQKETPPHMTGRVFGIQSTILSGVMIGAPLLGGMLVQAAGPSRIFLNFGIVIALIGVLGMMFGRVLWPKEKEKSDSSAEQPRKVEVMET, encoded by the coding sequence ATGAATGCTTCATCACAAGCAGGAACGAGCCTGTTAAAGAACAAAGTATTTATGCGTGTGTACAGCGCATTTGCGACAGCAACTTTTGGAGATTGGTTCGATGCACTGGCGATTCAGGTCCTCGTAGGGTACCGTTGGCAAGCTAGCCCGCTTATGCTGGCTTTGATTCCGGTCTCTATGGCTTTACCTGGGATTCTGCTCGGTTCCGTGGCAGGGGTAGCGGCTGACAGACTGAATAAGCTAAAGCTAATGCGGATGTGTGATCTGCTTACGGCATTGTTAACTGTACTAGTGCTTTTCGCTCCCGGCATGGTGTGGTTGCTTCCTCTACTGATGTTGCGAGCTGCTATCTCCACGTTAAACGTACCTGCCCAGCAGTCGATGACCCGCAGTATGGTCAGAGAGGATCAGCTTCTTCAAGCGACCTCACTTAACGGAATTGTAAATCAGGGTTCCAAAATCGCTGGACCTTTGCTTGGTGGTTTCGCATTGTCTGTGCTTACGCCACAGTGGTGCATATTGATTAATGCTTGTCTCAGAGGTTGCTCTTACCTGCTTTTGCTGACAGTTAAGAACAGTGAGGTAGGACAAGTCAGCTCAGATCAGGGCGATAAAGAAGAGCAGGTTCCCCTCCGCACCATGTGGAAGGAAGGCTGGGGCTTTATGCTGCGCAGTAGACTGCTTCTAAACAGCATGCTCTTTGGCTTAGTTGGTGCGTTGGCCATTCAGATGATCGATTTTCAGTTCACTAGTTTATTCAGAATGATTGCACCTTCTCAGGAATCTATGCTGGGATGGCTTGTGGCAGCGTCTGGCGTGGGTGCTATATTCATGATCATGGTCATGAACAAAATGAACCGGGGAACAGGCTACGCCTGGAAGCTTGGTGCGGGTTATGCACTTATTGGTGTATCGGTCGGAGGGCTTGGCCTGCTTCAGCCGGGAGTCTCCAGCCTACCTGTAATGCTGCTAGGATTCGTACTGGGTCTCGGAAACGGAATGTTTATGATCACGTTCAATTATTGTTTGCAAAAAGAAACACCTCCGCACATGACAGGGCGTGTGTTCGGTATTCAAAGTACCATTCTAAGCGGAGTTATGATTGGCGCTCCACTCCTTGGCGGTATGCTGGTTCAGGCCGCTGGACCTAGTCGAATATTTTTGAATTTTGGCATCGTAATTGCCTTGATTGGTGTGCTTGGAATGATGTTTGGACGCGTGCTGTGGCCTAAGGAGAAAGAGAAGAGTGATAGCTCAGCGGAGCAACCTAGGAAGGTTGAAGTGATGGAAACTTGA